The Microtus ochrogaster isolate Prairie Vole_2 unplaced genomic scaffold, MicOch1.0 UNK35, whole genome shotgun sequence genome has a segment encoding these proteins:
- the Vsig8 gene encoding V-set and immunoglobulin domain-containing protein 8: protein FGSPIEFWLTGTKWQRLATQELFLFSFPHPLHPSPALLSAVRINGDGQEVMYLAEGDNVRLGCPYILDPEDYGPNGLDIEWMQVNSEPSHRENVFLTYQDKRIGHGNLPHLQQRVRFAASDPSQYDASINLMNLQVSDTATYECRVKKTTMATRKVIVTVQARPAVPMCWTEGHMSKGNDVVLKCFANGGSQPLSYKWAKISGHSYPYRAGSYHSQHSFHSELSYQESFHSSINQGMGNGDLVLKNVNADDDGLYQCTVANHVGYSVCVVEVKVSDSQRIGMIVGSVLGSLLMLACLALGIWGIIACCCGGAGGGARGAFGYGVGGGVGGGACGGDLASEIRVDAEAPGCKASGRGSRVTHLLGYPTQNVSRSLRRKYAPPPCGGPDDVALVPRTASAACEAGPSPVYIKVKSAESADCADCAQVEQRSCKDGLLV, encoded by the exons tttGGAAGCCCCATTGAGTTCTGGCTGACAGGTACAAAGTGGCAGAGACTGGCTACTCAAGAATTgtttctgttctcatttccccacccACTTCACCCTTCACCAGCACTGTTGTCTGCTGTAAGGATCAACGGGGATGGCCAGGAGGTCATGTATCTGGCAGAAGGTGATAATGTGAGGCTAGGCTGCCCCTACATCCTGGATCCTGAGGACTATGGTCCTAATGGTCTGGACATTGAGTGGATGCAAGTCAACTCAGAACCCTCACATAGGGAGAATGTG TTTCTTACTTATCAAGACAAGAGGATCGGCCATGGCAACCTCCCTCATCTGCAGCAGAGGGTCCGCTTTGCAGCCTCAGATCCCAGCCAGTATGATGCCTCCATCAACCTCATGAACCTGCAGGTATCCGACACAGCAACATACGAGTGTCGGGTAAAGAAGACCACCATGGCCACCAGGAAGGTCATTGTCACTGTCCAAG CACGTCCTGCGGTACCCATGTGCTGGACCGAAGGCCACATGTCCAAGGGCAACGATGTGGTACTGAAGTGCTTTGCCAATGGAGGCTCTCAGCCCCTGTCCTACAAGTGGGCCAAGATCAGTGGGCACAGTTACCCCTACCGAGCTGGATCCTACCACTCCCAGCACAGCTTCCACTCTGAACTCTCTTATCAAGAATCTTTCCACAGCTCCATCAATCAAG GCATGGGCAATGGGGACCTGGTGTTGAAAAACGTCAATGCAGATGATGATGGGCTGTATCAGTGCACAGTGGCCAACCATGTGGGCTATAGCGTCTGCGTGGTGGAAGTGAAAGTCTCAG ACTCCCAGCGTATAGGCATGATCGTTGGCTCAGTGCTAGGCTCTTTGCTCATGTTGGCCTGCCTGGCACTAGGCATCTGGGGGATCATCGCCTGCTGCTGCGGAGGCGCCGGGGGTGGTGCCCGAGGTGCCTTCGGCTACGGGGTCGGCGGCGGGGTCGGCGGAGGGGCCTGCGGCGGCGACTTGGCTAGTGAGATCAG AGTGGACGCCGAGGCGCCCGGGTGCAAGGCCAGCGGGCGCGGCAGCCGCGTCACCCACCTCCTGGGGTACCCGACGCAGAACGTCAGCCGCTCCCTGCGCCGCAAGTACGCGCCTCCGCCCTGCGGCGGCCCCGACGACGTGGCCCTAGTGCCCCGCACAGCCTCCGCAGCCTGCGAAGCGGGCCCCTCCCCCGTCTACATCAAGGTCAAGAGCGCGGAGTCGGCCGATTGTGCCGATTGTGCCCAGGTCGAGCAGCGGTCGTGCAAGGACGGCCTCTTAGTGTGA